In one window of Methanosarcina vacuolata Z-761 DNA:
- a CDS encoding FecCD family ABC transporter permease, protein MNRQINWETIRNISLTTALIVLPILLFFGSFMIGRYPVSPMDVILSIVSVFVPITTNLDSTIYTVVWDIRLPRIIAAMIVGAALSISGASFQGTFQNPLVSPDILGVSSGAGFGAAIAILFSFSAVMIQATAFLFGLVAVILTYSLSKRLRGNSILVMVLGGIAIAALFSALISCIKYLADPDSKLPEIVYWLMGSLSAVNSNNVLMIVGPALLGFTALLLIGWRINVLSMGDDEARSLGVNTEKMRLLVIFCCTFLTASAVSISGIIGWVGLVVPHAARMIVGPDHRKLLPASISLGATFLLLVDDVCRTATSIEIPLGILTAIIGAPVFIYLLQKGYEGWS, encoded by the coding sequence ATGAACAGGCAAATAAATTGGGAAACCATTCGAAATATATCTTTAACAACCGCGTTGATTGTACTCCCAATACTTTTGTTCTTTGGATCTTTTATGATTGGCAGATATCCAGTATCTCCCATGGATGTAATACTGTCTATTGTATCGGTTTTTGTGCCGATCACCACAAATTTGGATTCAACCATTTATACAGTAGTTTGGGATATACGTCTGCCACGTATAATAGCTGCGATGATTGTGGGTGCAGCTCTCTCAATCTCAGGTGCTTCTTTTCAGGGGACTTTCCAGAACCCACTGGTTTCTCCAGATATCCTGGGCGTTTCATCAGGTGCAGGTTTCGGAGCTGCAATAGCTATTTTGTTCAGTTTTTCCGCAGTAATGATTCAGGCTACAGCCTTTTTATTCGGCCTTGTTGCAGTTATCCTCACTTACTCTCTCAGCAAAAGACTTAGGGGTAATAGTATTTTGGTGATGGTGCTGGGAGGGATAGCTATCGCAGCACTCTTTTCTGCCCTCATTTCGTGTATCAAGTACCTTGCAGATCCTGACAGCAAACTGCCAGAAATAGTATACTGGCTTATGGGTAGCCTCTCTGCAGTTAACAGTAACAATGTCTTGATGATAGTAGGGCCTGCTCTGCTCGGATTCACAGCACTACTGCTTATTGGATGGAGAATTAACGTTCTTTCAATGGGGGATGATGAAGCGCGTTCACTGGGCGTAAACACAGAAAAAATGAGGTTGCTGGTAATTTTTTGCTGTACGTTCTTAACAGCTTCCGCTGTAAGCATAAGTGGCATCATTGGCTGGGTGGGCCTTGTAGTACCTCACGCGGCCAGGATGATCGTGGGCCCGGATCACAGAAAGCTTTTGCCTGCAAGCATTTCACTGGGGGCTACTTTCCTTCTGCTGGTTGATGATGTGTGCAGAACAGCCACATCCATTGAAATTCCTCTGGGAATACTAACAGCCATAATAGGAGCACCCGTTTTCATATACTTACTCCAAAAAGGCTACGAGGGATGGTCATGA
- a CDS encoding ABC transporter ATP-binding protein, translating to MSNIMDIKNAEFSYNGKKSVFKNVNLSIEEGDVLCILGPNGTGKSTLIKCMNSLLKLKSGEILLKNKSIYSMKETELAKIIGYIPQSNSSIFAFSVFDIVLMGRTPHLSLTSVPGTKDYKIAEEALKGLGILHLKNKIYTEISGGERQLVLMARAIAQQPEILLLDEPTSHLDFGNQIRTLKVIKELSKTGLSVVMTSHFPDHAFLSCNKVAIMNQGTIMETGKPEIVVTEHNMKQAYGIDVKILDVNEHRRACIPMQIQESHMNIGCS from the coding sequence ATGAGCAATATTATGGATATTAAGAATGCAGAGTTCTCTTACAATGGAAAGAAAAGCGTCTTCAAAAACGTGAATCTCTCAATAGAGGAGGGAGACGTCTTATGTATTCTGGGGCCTAATGGAACCGGAAAATCTACTTTAATTAAATGTATGAACAGCCTGCTTAAACTGAAAAGCGGCGAGATATTACTGAAAAATAAGAGTATTTATTCAATGAAAGAAACCGAACTTGCAAAAATCATCGGATATATCCCACAATCAAATAGTTCGATTTTTGCGTTTTCGGTTTTCGATATAGTTCTGATGGGCAGAACTCCCCATTTGAGTTTAACGTCTGTTCCCGGAACGAAAGATTATAAAATTGCTGAAGAGGCCCTGAAAGGTCTTGGAATCTTGCATCTAAAGAATAAAATCTACACTGAAATCAGTGGCGGTGAAAGACAGCTTGTTTTAATGGCAAGAGCAATAGCTCAACAGCCCGAAATCCTTCTCCTCGACGAACCAACATCCCATCTGGATTTTGGAAACCAGATACGAACTCTCAAAGTCATAAAGGAATTGTCCAAAACTGGACTATCAGTTGTAATGACTTCACATTTTCCAGACCACGCCTTCTTATCCTGTAATAAAGTAGCCATCATGAATCAGGGAACAATTATGGAAACCGGAAAACCGGAAATTGTTGTCACTGAACATAATATGAAACAGGCCTATGGAATAGATGTCAAAATTCTGGATGTAAATGAGCATAGGAGAGCATGTATTCCTATGCAAATACAAGAATCACACATGAATATAGGCTGTTCCTGA